The Globicephala melas chromosome X, mGloMel1.2, whole genome shotgun sequence genome window below encodes:
- the LOC132594491 gene encoding melanoma-associated antigen 8-like: MSELRQPEADLEAPVPAQGPVEAPLLGAAGEEAASPSSSASPGAPSFSAYAEPLSREALVALMADLVGFLLLKFRTGEPTSEAEMLSTVVREHRDHFPVVLRLVCECLQLLFGVDVKVVDPRERTYVLVPTLGLTWDAVLSDWQRTPEASLPLLVLTMVTLFGDRVPEEEVWGKLGTLGFCGGRELLTEVWVQTGYLKYRQVPHSDPARYEFLWGPRAYAEASECQVLQHLLRSNSMAPRFFPSVSAGSVSDEEEGA, encoded by the coding sequence ATGAGTGAGCTCCGCCAGCCTGAGGCCGACCTTGAGGCCCCAGTCCCGGCCCAGGGTCCTGTGGAGGCGCCGCTGCTGGGGGCTGCGGGGGAGGAGGCCGCATCCCCCTCGTCCTCCGCCTCCCCTGGCGCCCCCTCCTTCTCCGCCTATGCCGAGCCCTTGTCCCGCGAGGCACTTGTTGCGCTGATGGCTGACCTGGTGGGGTTCCTGCTCCTCAAGTTTCGTACCGGGGAGCCGACCTCCGAGGCGGAGATGCTGAGTACGGTCGTCCGGGAGCATCGGGACCACTTCCCCGTGGTCCTCCGCCTCGTTTGCGAGTGCCTGCAGCTGCTGTTTGGCGTGGACGTGAAGGTGGTGGACCCCCGCGAGCGCACCTACGTCCTGgtccccaccctgggcctcacCTGGGATGCAGTGCTGAGCGACTGGCAGCGCACGCCCGAGGCCAGCCTCCCTCTGCTGGTCCTGACCATGGTCACCCTGTTCGGTGACCGCGTCCCTGAGGAGGAGGTGTGGGGAAAGCTAGGCACCCTGGGGTTTTGTGGCGGGAGGGAGCTGCTCACCGAAGTGTGGGTGCAGACGGGCTACCTGAAGTACCGGCAGGTGCCCCACAGCGACCCTGCCCGCTACGAGTTCCTGTGGGGTCCCCGGGCCTACGCGGAGGCCAGCGAGTGTCAGGTCCTGCAGCATCTGCTCAGGAGCAATAGCATGGCTCCCAGGTTCTTCCCATCCGTGTCTGCAGGGAGTGTGAGCGATGAGGAAGAGGGAGCCTGA